A window of Fibrobacter sp. UBA4297 contains these coding sequences:
- a CDS encoding DEAD/DEAH box helicase family protein, which yields MELSQQPQFISNAPGNTMQAFLENELSKCDRFIISVAFISKSGLASLKQTLLELENRGIPGKILTTDYLTFTEPAALKSLCKYKNVEVKLFRCDNNIKGFHTKGYLFFKEKIVSITIGSSNLTGNALAINKEWNTCYSVKDDASLFKDVIEDFDSLWNSTNAFNVTNEILDEYTQVYLEKKRIDREIQRQKIELKKNSVLQKSKIVKFEQILLEPNSMQLEFVQKLNEIRSMGEHRALLISATGTGKTYASAFALREINPKRALFLAHREQI from the coding sequence ATGGAACTTTCTCAGCAGCCGCAATTTATATCAAACGCGCCAGGAAATACAATGCAAGCATTTCTTGAAAACGAACTTTCAAAATGCGACAGATTTATCATCAGCGTTGCATTTATATCCAAAAGCGGTTTAGCATCATTAAAGCAAACATTGCTAGAACTTGAAAATCGAGGAATTCCAGGTAAAATTCTTACAACGGACTATCTTACATTTACAGAACCCGCTGCACTCAAGTCTCTTTGCAAATACAAAAATGTTGAAGTCAAACTATTCCGTTGTGACAATAATATAAAAGGATTTCACACAAAAGGGTATTTATTTTTTAAAGAAAAAATTGTAAGCATAACCATTGGTAGTTCCAATCTTACAGGTAATGCACTTGCAATTAATAAAGAATGGAACACATGTTATTCTGTCAAAGATGACGCTTCGCTATTTAAAGATGTTATCGAAGATTTTGATTCTCTTTGGAACAGCACTAATGCATTTAACGTTACAAACGAAATTTTAGATGAATACACACAAGTCTATCTCGAAAAAAAACGAATAGACCGAGAAATACAACGTCAAAAGATTGAATTAAAAAAGAACTCAGTTTTACAAAAGTCGAAAATTGTAAAGTTCGAACAAATTTTACTCGAACCCAATTCCATGCAATTAGAATTTGTTCAGAAGTTAAACGAAATACGATCAATGGGAGAGCATCGCGCTTTATTGATTTCTGCAACAGGAACTGGAAAAACTTACGCATCAGCATTCGCCTTAAGAGAAATAAATCCAAAACGAGCTCTATTCCTAGCCCATCGCGAACAAATTTT
- a CDS encoding DUF3427 domain-containing protein, which yields CDFVFATMQTMATHYEEFANNEFQVIVIDEAHRVGGKSYQNMMAYFNPDLWLGMTASPDRSDKFDVYSAFGHNIAHEIRLQEAMRLNLLCPFHYYGITDFEVDGSEKKLRDFNYLTCDKRVDYVIQKAEYFDHSGNRVKGLAFCSTIEEAKELSRKFNDRGYKTIALSGADSQDAREKAVEQLEQDNRDDGLDYIFTVDIFNEGIDIPQVNQILMLRPTESPIIFIQQLGRGLRKAENKEFVMILDFIGNYTNNYMIPIALSGDRTYNKDNIRRYVRQGVKVLEGASTIHFDEIARKRIYESIDSANFNEFKLIKECYKNLKYKLGRIPKLMDYEEYGEIDAMRIFENASLGSYHAFLKKVEKEEYKVELNSLEESYLKYISTKFANGKRIHELLLLKSILDDSKSNDLWNDLEKTLTQKGIFFNSNTKQNVFNLLRGSFATGAAKDSYSDVIIVEEKNNAIIASPTFINLLKNTEFRKQITEVVDFGLFRNERYFGTRYKDTSFNLYAKYTYDDVCRLLDWEKGEVPLNIGGYKYDQKTKTFPIFVNYDKNENVKVTQRYEDSFEDEQTMFWVSKSGRTKASSDVQNALNADQLGIKLDLFVRKNKDDKTSKEFYYLGRLHATGDAQEFTMPDTDKSAVKIKYILETPVRQDIYDYLVG from the coding sequence TGCGATTTCGTATTTGCAACAATGCAAACAATGGCAACACACTACGAAGAATTTGCTAATAACGAATTTCAAGTCATTGTGATTGACGAAGCTCATCGTGTTGGAGGCAAAAGCTATCAAAACATGATGGCCTATTTTAATCCAGACTTGTGGCTTGGCATGACTGCCTCGCCTGATCGTAGTGACAAATTTGATGTCTACTCCGCTTTCGGACACAATATCGCACATGAAATTCGATTACAAGAAGCAATGCGTTTAAATCTTCTTTGTCCGTTCCACTATTATGGAATTACGGATTTTGAAGTTGATGGTTCAGAAAAGAAACTACGCGATTTCAATTATTTAACATGCGACAAACGAGTCGATTACGTCATTCAAAAAGCAGAATATTTTGACCATAGTGGTAATCGAGTAAAAGGTTTAGCCTTTTGCAGCACAATAGAAGAAGCGAAAGAACTTTCTAGAAAATTCAACGATCGTGGATACAAAACTATAGCACTTTCTGGCGCAGACTCCCAAGATGCTCGTGAAAAAGCAGTCGAGCAATTGGAGCAAGATAATCGTGATGACGGCCTTGATTACATCTTTACCGTTGATATTTTTAATGAAGGCATAGACATCCCGCAAGTAAATCAAATTTTAATGCTTCGCCCAACAGAATCGCCCATTATCTTTATACAACAATTAGGTCGCGGGCTTCGAAAAGCAGAGAACAAAGAATTCGTAATGATTCTTGATTTTATCGGCAATTACACCAACAATTACATGATTCCAATAGCCTTGTCTGGAGATAGAACTTACAACAAGGACAACATTCGTCGTTACGTTCGCCAAGGGGTAAAAGTACTTGAAGGAGCATCGACAATCCACTTTGATGAAATTGCTCGTAAGCGAATTTACGAATCCATCGATTCTGCCAATTTTAACGAATTTAAACTAATCAAAGAATGCTATAAAAACCTCAAATACAAGTTGGGCCGAATTCCAAAGTTAATGGACTACGAGGAATACGGAGAAATCGATGCTATGCGTATTTTTGAAAACGCATCATTAGGATCATATCACGCATTTTTGAAGAAAGTCGAAAAGGAAGAATACAAGGTAGAATTAAATTCCCTTGAAGAATCGTATTTAAAATACATTTCAACAAAATTCGCCAATGGCAAACGTATTCATGAATTGCTATTACTTAAGTCCATTTTAGACGATTCCAAATCAAATGATTTGTGGAACGATCTTGAAAAAACATTAACTCAAAAAGGGATTTTCTTTAATTCTAATACAAAACAAAATGTTTTTAATTTACTAAGAGGTTCCTTCGCGACTGGCGCGGCCAAAGATTCCTATTCTGACGTAATCATCGTAGAAGAAAAAAACAATGCAATCATTGCATCACCTACTTTTATAAACCTATTGAAGAACACAGAATTTCGTAAGCAAATCACCGAGGTTGTTGATTTTGGTCTTTTCCGCAATGAAAGATACTTTGGAACTAGATACAAAGACACTTCGTTCAATCTTTATGCAAAGTACACTTATGATGACGTTTGTCGTTTATTAGATTGGGAAAAAGGCGAAGTTCCATTAAATATCGGTGGCTATAAATACGATCAAAAGACAAAAACGTTCCCAATATTTGTGAACTATGACAAAAATGAAAACGTCAAAGTCACACAACGCTATGAAGATTCTTTTGAAGATGAACAAACTATGTTCTGGGTTTCTAAATCAGGCAGAACCAAAGCCTCCAGCGATGTACAAAATGCATTAAATGCAGATCAACTTGGCATTAAGCTCGATTTATTTGTTAGAAAAAATAAAGACGACAAAACTTCAAAAGAATTTTATTATCTCGGCAGGCTACATGCAACGGGAGATGCTCAGGAATTTACAATGCCAGACACAGACAAATCTGCTGTAAAAATAAAATACATCTTGGAAACACCTGTTCGTCAGGACATTTACGATTATTTAGTAGGATAA
- a CDS encoding master DNA invertase Mpi family serine-type recombinase: protein MVYGYIRVSTDRQTVENQRFEIKRFAQQQNLQVDGWLEETISGTKSYTKRRLGRLLKKVRKGDLIICAELSRLGRSLFMIMEILNICMNKECRVWTIKDNYRLGDDIQSKVLAFAFGLSAEIERNLISQRTKEALARKKAEGAILGRPKGSLVLNSNCEKNHEWIREMLSQGMPKSDIAKNLHIARGTLYRFLSNAATTSTSAGSQLTKRSSDMFNHLAASCSSRVNSPPITEQ from the coding sequence ATGGTTTACGGCTATATACGCGTAAGCACCGACAGACAGACTGTCGAAAATCAACGCTTTGAAATAAAGCGATTTGCACAGCAACAAAATTTGCAAGTTGACGGTTGGCTTGAAGAAACTATCAGCGGAACAAAAAGCTATACAAAACGCAGACTCGGGCGCCTCCTGAAAAAAGTTCGGAAAGGCGATTTAATCATTTGTGCAGAGCTTTCGCGCCTCGGACGTAGCCTGTTCATGATTATGGAAATTTTGAACATCTGCATGAACAAGGAATGCCGCGTATGGACAATCAAAGACAATTACCGTCTCGGCGATGACATTCAAAGCAAAGTTCTCGCGTTTGCTTTTGGCTTGTCCGCAGAAATCGAGCGGAATCTTATCAGTCAACGAACTAAAGAAGCTTTGGCTCGCAAAAAGGCGGAAGGCGCTATTCTCGGGCGCCCCAAAGGTAGTCTAGTCCTTAATTCGAATTGCGAAAAGAATCACGAATGGATCCGTGAAATGCTTTCACAGGGCATGCCCAAGAGCGACATCGCCAAGAATTTGCACATTGCGCGCGGAACGCTTTATAGATTCCTTTCCAATGCTGCGACGACTTCTACATCGGCGGGCAGCCAGTTGACTAAACGCAGTTCCGACATGTTCAACCATTTGGCCGCTTCGTGTTCCAGCAGAGTCAATTCTCCACCAATTACCGAGCAATAA